In Pseudomonas asiatica, the following are encoded in one genomic region:
- a CDS encoding glutathione S-transferase family protein: MGLLIDGRWHDQWYENGKDGTFKRENAQRRNQLPAPEAGRYHLYVSLACPWAHRTLIFRALKGLEPLIDVSVVSWLMQDHGWTFDQQQGSSGDHLDALQYLHQRYTQDDPHYTGRVTVPVLWDKKEKRIVNNESSEIIRIFNSAFNELTGNTLDLYPEPLRPTIEALNERIYPAVNNGVYRAGFATTQEAYEAAFDEVFNELDYLEDLLSRNRYLAGEYLTEADVRLFTTLVRFDAVYHGHFKCNLRRLSDYHNLSNWLRELYQWPGVAGTVDMEHIQKHYYMSHKTINPNGIVPKGPLQDFNLPHDREQLAGKGIWQV, from the coding sequence ATGGGCCTTTTGATCGACGGCCGCTGGCATGACCAGTGGTATGAAAACGGCAAGGACGGCACGTTCAAACGCGAAAACGCCCAACGCCGCAATCAGCTGCCCGCTCCCGAAGCTGGCCGTTACCACCTGTACGTCTCGCTGGCCTGCCCATGGGCACACCGCACCCTGATCTTCCGTGCCCTCAAGGGCCTGGAGCCACTGATCGACGTGTCGGTGGTCAGCTGGCTGATGCAGGACCATGGCTGGACTTTCGACCAGCAGCAAGGTTCCAGCGGCGACCACCTCGACGCGCTGCAGTACCTGCACCAGCGCTACACCCAGGATGACCCGCACTACACTGGCCGCGTGACTGTACCGGTGCTGTGGGACAAGAAAGAGAAACGCATCGTCAACAATGAGTCGTCGGAGATCATCCGCATCTTCAACAGCGCGTTCAACGAACTGACCGGCAATACACTGGACCTGTACCCAGAGCCGCTGCGCCCGACCATCGAGGCGCTGAACGAGCGCATCTACCCGGCGGTGAACAATGGCGTATATCGCGCAGGCTTTGCCACTACGCAGGAAGCCTACGAGGCTGCGTTTGACGAAGTGTTCAACGAACTGGACTACCTGGAAGACTTGCTGAGCCGCAACCGCTACCTGGCCGGGGAATACCTGACCGAGGCCGATGTGCGCCTGTTCACCACCCTGGTGCGCTTCGATGCCGTGTACCACGGGCACTTCAAGTGCAACCTGCGCCGCCTGAGCGACTATCACAACCTGTCGAACTGGCTGCGTGAACTGTACCAGTGGCCGGGGGTGGCGGGCACAGTGGACATGGAGCATATCCAGAAGCACTACTACATGAGCCACAAGACCATCAACCCGAACGGGATCGTGCCCAAGGGGCCGCTGCAGGACTTCAACCTGCCGCATGATCGGGAGCAGTTGGCAGGCAAGGGGATTTGGCAGGTTTGA
- the cysG gene encoding siroheme synthase CysG, translated as MDYLPLFHKLQGGRVLVVGGGEIALRKARLLADAGAALRVVAPDVDGQLAALAREGGGEVLVRGYQAADLVGCRLVIAATDDPGLNAQVSADAQALSLPVNVVDAPALCTVIFPAIVDRSPLVVAVSSGGDAPVLARLIRAKLEAWIPSAYGELAGLAARFRDKVKALYPDVNQRRGFWETVFQGPIAERQLAGQGAEAERLLQAMVDGAPVQQGGEVYLVGAGPGDPDLLTFRALRLMQQADVVLYDRLVAPAIIEMCRRDAERIYVGKRRADHAVPQDQINRLLVDLARQGKRVLRLKGGDPFIFGRGGEEIEELAEHGIPFQVVPGITAASGCSAYGGIPLTHRDYAQSVRFVTGHLKDGTSNLPWHDLVAPAQTLVFYMGLVGLPTICAELIRHGRAASTPAALVQQGTTRNQRVFTGTLADLPDLVAQHEVHAPTLVIVGEVVQLRDKLAWFEGSQNS; from the coding sequence ATGGATTACCTGCCGCTGTTCCACAAGCTGCAGGGCGGCCGCGTGCTGGTCGTTGGCGGCGGTGAGATCGCTTTGCGCAAAGCGCGCCTGCTGGCCGACGCCGGCGCCGCGCTGCGCGTGGTTGCACCGGATGTCGACGGCCAGTTGGCCGCGCTGGCCCGGGAAGGTGGCGGCGAGGTGCTGGTGCGCGGCTATCAGGCAGCCGACCTGGTCGGTTGCCGGCTGGTGATTGCGGCCACCGACGACCCGGGGCTCAATGCCCAGGTGTCGGCGGATGCGCAGGCACTCAGCCTGCCGGTCAACGTGGTGGATGCGCCGGCCCTGTGCACGGTGATCTTCCCGGCGATCGTCGACCGTTCGCCGTTGGTGGTTGCGGTGTCCAGTGGCGGTGATGCTCCGGTGCTGGCGCGTTTGATTCGCGCCAAGCTGGAGGCCTGGATCCCGTCCGCCTACGGCGAACTGGCCGGCCTGGCCGCACGCTTCCGCGACAAGGTCAAGGCCTTGTACCCGGACGTCAACCAGCGCCGAGGCTTCTGGGAAACCGTGTTCCAAGGGCCTATTGCCGAGCGTCAGCTGGCCGGGCAGGGCGCCGAGGCCGAGCGCCTGTTGCAGGCGATGGTCGACGGTGCACCGGTGCAGCAGGGCGGTGAGGTGTACCTGGTGGGGGCTGGCCCGGGCGATCCGGACTTGCTGACCTTCCGCGCCTTGCGCCTGATGCAGCAGGCCGACGTGGTGCTGTACGACCGCCTGGTGGCACCGGCGATTATCGAGATGTGCCGACGTGATGCCGAGCGTATCTACGTGGGCAAGCGTCGCGCCGACCATGCCGTGCCACAGGACCAGATCAACCGCCTTCTGGTCGACCTGGCCCGGCAGGGCAAGCGTGTGTTGCGCCTGAAGGGCGGCGACCCGTTCATCTTCGGGCGGGGCGGCGAAGAGATCGAAGAGCTGGCCGAGCACGGCATCCCGTTCCAGGTGGTGCCGGGCATTACCGCAGCCAGCGGTTGTTCCGCCTATGGCGGGATTCCGCTGACTCACCGCGACTATGCCCAATCGGTGCGTTTCGTGACCGGGCACCTGAAGGATGGCACCAGCAATCTGCCGTGGCATGACCTGGTAGCGCCGGCGCAGACCCTGGTGTTCTACATGGGCTTGGTGGGGTTGCCGACCATCTGTGCCGAGCTGATTCGCCATGGCCGCGCGGCCAGTACCCCTGCGGCGCTGGTGCAGCAGGGGACTACGCGTAATCAGCGGGTGTTCACCGGCACCCTGGCGGACTTGCCGGACCTGGTGGCGCAGCATGAAGTGCATGCGCCGACCCTGGTGATTGTCGGGGAAGTGGTGCAGTTGCGTGACAAGCTGGCCTGGTTCGAAGGTTCGCAGAATAGCTGA
- the serS gene encoding serine--tRNA ligase: MLDSKLLRGQLQEVADRLASRGFSLDVARIESLEERRKAVQTRTEQLQAERNARSKSIGQAKAKGEDIAPLMADVERMANELAAGKTELDGIQAELDGILLTIPNLPDASVPVGASEDDNVEVRRWGTPKAFDFEIKDHVALGEVSGGLDFEAAAKLSGARFAVLRGPVARLHRALAQFMINLHTGEHGYEEHYTPYLVQAPALQGTGQLPKFEEDLFKISREGEADFYLIPTAEVSLTNLVAGEILDAKQLPLKLVAHTPCFRSEAGASGRDTRGMIRQHQFDKVEMVQVVEPSKSMEALEGLTANAERVLQLLELPYRVLALCTGDMGFGAVKTYDLEVWVPSQDKYREISSCSNCGDFQARRMQARWRNPETGKPELVHTLNGSGLAVGRTLVAVLENYQQADGSIRVPEVLKPYMGGVEVIR, from the coding sequence ATGCTCGATTCCAAACTGTTACGCGGCCAACTTCAGGAAGTGGCGGATCGCCTGGCCTCCCGTGGCTTCAGCCTGGATGTCGCGCGCATCGAATCACTGGAAGAGCGCCGCAAGGCGGTGCAGACCCGCACCGAGCAGCTGCAGGCCGAGCGTAACGCCCGTTCCAAGTCCATCGGCCAGGCCAAGGCCAAGGGCGAAGATATTGCGCCGCTGATGGCTGACGTCGAGCGCATGGCCAACGAACTGGCTGCCGGCAAGACTGAACTGGACGGCATCCAGGCCGAACTGGATGGCATCCTGCTGACCATCCCCAACCTGCCGGACGCCAGCGTACCGGTTGGTGCCAGCGAAGACGACAACGTCGAGGTGCGCCGTTGGGGTACGCCGAAGGCTTTCGACTTCGAAATCAAGGACCATGTCGCGCTCGGCGAAGTCAGCGGTGGCCTGGACTTCGAAGCTGCCGCCAAGCTGTCTGGCGCGCGTTTTGCCGTGCTGCGTGGTCCAGTTGCCCGCCTGCACCGCGCCCTGGCGCAGTTCATGATCAACCTGCACACCGGCGAGCACGGTTACGAGGAGCACTACACCCCGTACCTGGTCCAGGCCCCGGCCCTGCAGGGTACCGGTCAGCTGCCGAAGTTCGAGGAAGACCTGTTCAAGATCAGCCGCGAAGGCGAGGCCGACTTCTACCTGATCCCGACTGCCGAAGTGTCGCTGACCAACCTGGTGGCCGGTGAAATCCTCGATGCCAAGCAGCTGCCACTGAAGCTGGTTGCCCACACCCCGTGCTTCCGCAGCGAAGCCGGTGCTTCCGGCCGTGACACCCGCGGCATGATCCGCCAGCACCAGTTCGACAAGGTCGAGATGGTGCAGGTGGTCGAGCCGTCCAAGTCGATGGAAGCCCTGGAAGGCCTGACTGCCAACGCCGAGCGCGTGCTGCAGCTGCTGGAGCTGCCGTACCGCGTGCTGGCCCTGTGCACCGGCGACATGGGCTTTGGCGCGGTGAAGACCTACGACCTGGAAGTGTGGGTACCAAGCCAGGACAAGTACCGCGAAATCAGCTCGTGTTCCAACTGCGGCGATTTCCAGGCGCGCCGCATGCAGGCCCGCTGGCGCAACCCGGAAACCGGCAAGCCAGAGCTGGTGCATACCCTCAACGGGTCCGGCCTGGCCGTAGGCCGTACCTTGGTTGCCGTACTGGAAAACTACCAGCAGGCCGACGGTTCCATCCGTGTGCCGGAAGTGCTGAAGCCTTACATGGGCGGCGTCGAGGTCATCCGCTAA
- the crcB gene encoding fluoride efflux transporter CrcB has translation MIALIAAVSAGGIAGTLLRFATTNWVSAHWPRHFYLGTLAVNLVGCLLIGLLYGLFLHKPIVPVELRAGLIVGFLGGLTTFSSFSLDTVRLLESGQVPLALGYTGISVVGGLLATWAGLSLTRF, from the coding sequence GTGATTGCACTGATTGCCGCCGTCAGCGCTGGCGGTATTGCCGGTACCTTGTTGCGCTTTGCCACCACCAACTGGGTGTCTGCCCACTGGCCACGGCACTTCTATCTCGGTACGCTGGCGGTCAACCTGGTTGGCTGCCTGCTGATCGGCCTGCTTTATGGTCTGTTCTTGCACAAGCCGATCGTGCCGGTCGAGTTGCGCGCCGGGCTGATCGTCGGCTTCCTCGGTGGCCTGACGACTTTTTCCTCCTTTTCGCTGGATACCGTACGCCTGCTGGAAAGCGGGCAAGTGCCCCTGGCTTTGGGCTATACCGGTATCAGCGTGGTGGGCGGGCTGCTCGCGACCTGGGCCGGCCTGTCCCTGACCCGATTCTGA
- a CDS encoding replication-associated recombination protein A, translating to MDLFRSEPVAQPLAARLRPSNLDEYVGQEHLLARGKPLREALEQGALHSMIFWGPPGVGKTTLARLLAQFCDAHFETVSAVLAGVKEIRQAVEVAKQQAGQYGRRTILFVDEVHRFNKSQQDAFLPYVEDGTLLFIGATTENPSFELNNALLSRARVYVLKSLDEAALRKLVNRALTEERGLGKRNLRVGDDAFKMLMAAADGDGRRMLNFLENASDLAEDGSEIDVEMLQSLLGDSRRRFDKGGEAFYDQISALHKSVRGSNPDGALYWFARMLDGGCDPLYIARRVVRMASEDIGNADPRALSLCLAAWDVQERLGSPEGELAVAQAITYLACAPKSNAVYMGFKTALREAAEHGSLEVPLHLRNAPTKLMKQLGYGDEYRYAHDEPDAYAAGEDYFPEELEPRQYYQPVPRGLELKIGEKLRHLADLDRNSPRQRRKP from the coding sequence ATGGACCTGTTTCGAAGCGAACCCGTCGCCCAGCCCCTGGCTGCTCGTCTGCGCCCGTCCAACCTGGACGAGTACGTCGGCCAGGAGCACCTGCTGGCGCGCGGCAAACCGCTGCGCGAAGCGCTGGAGCAGGGTGCGCTGCACTCGATGATCTTCTGGGGGCCGCCGGGCGTGGGCAAGACCACCCTCGCGCGGCTGCTGGCGCAGTTCTGCGATGCGCACTTCGAAACGGTGTCGGCGGTATTGGCCGGGGTGAAGGAGATTCGCCAGGCGGTCGAGGTGGCCAAGCAGCAGGCTGGCCAGTACGGCCGCCGAACCATCCTGTTCGTCGACGAAGTGCACCGCTTCAACAAGTCGCAGCAGGATGCCTTCCTGCCCTATGTGGAAGACGGCACCCTGCTGTTCATTGGCGCCACCACCGAAAACCCGTCGTTCGAGCTGAACAACGCATTGTTGTCGCGGGCGCGGGTGTATGTGCTCAAGAGCCTGGACGAGGCGGCGCTGCGCAAGCTGGTCAACCGCGCGTTGACTGAAGAGCGCGGCCTGGGCAAGCGCAACCTGCGGGTTGGCGACGACGCCTTCAAGATGCTGATGGCCGCCGCCGACGGCGATGGCCGGCGCATGCTCAACTTCCTGGAAAACGCCTCGGACCTGGCTGAAGACGGCAGCGAGATCGATGTCGAGATGTTGCAGAGCCTGCTCGGCGACAGCCGCCGCCGCTTCGACAAGGGTGGCGAGGCGTTCTACGACCAGATTTCCGCGCTGCACAAGTCAGTGCGTGGCTCCAACCCCGATGGCGCCCTGTACTGGTTCGCGCGCATGCTCGATGGCGGCTGCGATCCGCTGTACATTGCCCGCCGCGTGGTGCGCATGGCCAGCGAAGACATCGGCAACGCCGACCCGCGCGCGCTCAGCCTGTGCCTGGCGGCTTGGGATGTGCAAGAGCGTCTGGGCAGCCCCGAGGGCGAACTGGCGGTAGCCCAGGCCATCACCTACCTTGCCTGTGCGCCGAAGAGCAACGCGGTGTACATGGGCTTCAAGACCGCCCTGCGCGAGGCCGCCGAGCATGGCTCGCTGGAAGTGCCGTTGCACCTGCGCAACGCCCCGACCAAGCTGATGAAGCAACTGGGCTACGGCGACGAGTACCGCTATGCCCACGATGAACCCGACGCCTATGCCGCCGGCGAAGACTACTTCCCCGAGGAACTCGAGCCGCGCCAGTACTACCAGCCGGTGCCCCGTGGCCTGGAACTGAAGATTGGCGAGAAGCTGCGCCACCTGGCCGACCTTGACCGCAACAGCCCCCGCCAGCGGAGAAAGCCGTGA
- the lolA gene encoding outer membrane lipoprotein chaperone LolA, whose amino-acid sequence MRAIRMLLVSALAAASVSATVSAYAGEQDVQRLTQLLEKSQTIEANFSQLTLDAGGTSLQETSGKMTVKRPGLFYWHTDAPQEQVVVSDGKNVTLWDPDLEQATIKKLDQRLNQTPALLLSGDVSKISQSFDISSKEQGEVMDFTLKPKTKDTLFDSLRVSFRKGLINDMQLIDSVGQRTNILFNGVKANQAVPDSKFKFDIPKGADVIKE is encoded by the coding sequence ATGCGCGCGATTCGCATGCTGTTGGTTTCTGCCCTGGCCGCGGCTTCTGTGTCGGCCACCGTATCGGCTTATGCCGGTGAGCAAGACGTACAACGCCTGACCCAATTGCTGGAAAAGTCGCAGACCATCGAGGCCAACTTTTCCCAGCTGACCCTGGACGCCGGCGGCACCAGCCTGCAGGAAACCTCCGGCAAGATGACCGTCAAGCGCCCTGGCCTGTTCTACTGGCACACCGATGCGCCGCAGGAGCAGGTGGTGGTATCCGACGGCAAGAACGTCACCCTGTGGGACCCGGACCTGGAGCAGGCAACCATCAAGAAACTCGACCAGCGCCTGAACCAGACCCCGGCGCTGCTGCTGTCCGGTGACGTGTCGAAGATCAGCCAGAGCTTCGACATCAGCTCGAAGGAGCAGGGCGAAGTGATGGACTTCACCCTCAAGCCGAAGACCAAGGACACCCTGTTCGACTCGCTGCGCGTGTCGTTCCGCAAGGGCCTGATCAACGACATGCAACTGATCGACAGTGTCGGCCAGCGCACCAACATCCTGTTCAATGGCGTGAAAGCCAACCAGGCGGTGCCGGACAGCAAGTTCAAGTTCGACATCCCCAAAGGCGCGGACGTCATCAAGGAGTAA
- a CDS encoding DNA translocase FtsK, which translates to MAAPSADHYWTRSTRRNRRVLKKSTATPAPLPVPLWRQQLHYRLKEGALIAVGALCLYLWMALLTYDTSDPGFSHTSNVDQVQNAAGRAGAYFADILFMVLGYFAYIFPLLLAIKTWQIFRERHQPWDWSGWLFSWRLIGLVFLVLSGAALAHIHFHPPASMPFSAGGALGESLGDLARNLLNVQGSTLMFIALFLFGLTVFTDLSWFKVMDLTGKITLDLFELVQGAANRWWEARNERKRLEAQLREDEPVVKAAPMAADKREPAKPALRERIFKREEAPAQPVEPREPTLSREPVVPRESPAPREPVISREPPAAAPMIVPPTPARAPEPSKRVMKEKQAPLFVDSAVEGTLPSISILDPAEQKKIEYSPESLAGVGQLLEIKLKEFGVEVAVDSIHPGPVITRYEIQPAAGVKVSRIANLAKDLARSLAVTSVRVVEVIPGKTTVGIEIPNENRQMVRFSEVLATPQYDEQKSPVTLALGHDIGGKPVITDLAKMPHLLVAGTTGSGKSVGVNAMILSILFKSSPEDARLIMIDPKMLELSIYEGIPHLLCPVVTDMKDAANALRWSVAEMERRYKLMAAMGVRNLAGFNRKIKDAQEAGEIIHDPLYRRESMDDEPPALKTLPTIVVVVDEFADMMMIVGKKVEELIARIAQKARAAGIHLILATQRPSVDVITGLIKANIPTRMAFQVSSKIDSRTIIDQGGAEQLLGHGDMLYMPPGTSLPIRVHGAFVSDDEVHRVVEAWKLRGAPDYNDDILNGVEEAGSGFEGGGGGGDGEDSESDALYDEAVQFVLESRRASISAVQRKLKIGYNRAARMIEAMEMAGVVTPMNSNGSREVIAPGGPRD; encoded by the coding sequence TTGGCCGCACCGTCGGCCGATCACTATTGGACGCGCAGCACGCGCAGGAATAGACGCGTTTTGAAGAAATCCACCGCAACTCCAGCTCCCTTGCCCGTCCCTCTGTGGCGGCAGCAGCTGCATTATCGCCTCAAGGAAGGTGCGTTGATCGCTGTCGGCGCCCTGTGCCTGTACCTGTGGATGGCGCTGCTGACCTACGATACGTCGGACCCGGGCTTCAGCCACACCAGCAACGTCGACCAGGTGCAGAACGCCGCCGGGCGTGCCGGTGCCTACTTCGCCGACATCCTGTTCATGGTACTGGGGTACTTCGCCTACATCTTCCCGCTGCTGCTGGCGATAAAGACTTGGCAGATCTTCCGCGAACGCCACCAGCCCTGGGACTGGAGCGGCTGGCTGTTCTCCTGGCGGCTGATCGGCCTGGTGTTTCTGGTGCTGTCTGGTGCGGCGCTGGCCCATATCCATTTCCACCCGCCTGCGAGCATGCCGTTCTCCGCCGGTGGTGCATTGGGCGAGAGCCTCGGCGACCTGGCGCGCAACCTGCTGAACGTGCAGGGCAGCACGCTGATGTTCATTGCCCTGTTCCTGTTCGGCCTGACCGTGTTCACCGACCTGTCGTGGTTCAAGGTGATGGACCTGACCGGCAAGATCACCCTCGACCTGTTCGAGCTGGTGCAGGGCGCCGCCAACCGTTGGTGGGAAGCGCGCAACGAGCGCAAGCGCCTGGAGGCGCAGCTGCGTGAGGATGAACCGGTGGTCAAGGCCGCGCCAATGGCCGCCGACAAGCGCGAACCGGCCAAGCCGGCGCTGCGCGAGCGCATTTTCAAGCGTGAAGAAGCACCTGCCCAGCCGGTCGAACCACGTGAGCCAACCCTGTCGCGCGAGCCTGTGGTGCCACGCGAGTCGCCGGCACCTCGTGAGCCGGTAATCTCTCGCGAACCACCTGCCGCGGCCCCGATGATCGTGCCGCCGACACCCGCCAGGGCGCCGGAGCCGAGCAAGCGGGTGATGAAGGAGAAGCAGGCGCCGCTGTTCGTCGACAGCGCGGTGGAAGGCACCTTGCCGTCGATCTCCATCCTCGACCCGGCCGAACAGAAGAAGATCGAGTACTCGCCGGAATCCCTGGCCGGTGTCGGCCAGCTGCTGGAAATCAAACTCAAGGAATTCGGCGTGGAAGTGGCGGTGGACTCGATCCACCCGGGCCCGGTGATTACCCGTTACGAAATCCAGCCGGCCGCCGGTGTGAAGGTCAGCCGTATCGCCAACCTGGCCAAGGACCTGGCGCGTTCGCTGGCAGTGACCAGTGTGCGTGTGGTCGAGGTCATCCCCGGCAAGACCACCGTGGGTATCGAGATCCCCAACGAGAACCGGCAGATGGTGCGTTTCTCCGAAGTGCTGGCCACGCCGCAGTACGACGAGCAGAAATCGCCGGTCACCCTGGCCCTGGGCCACGACATCGGCGGCAAGCCGGTGATCACCGACCTGGCCAAGATGCCGCACCTGCTGGTGGCCGGTACTACCGGTTCCGGTAAGTCGGTGGGTGTGAACGCGATGATCCTGTCGATCCTGTTCAAGTCCAGCCCGGAAGACGCGCGGCTGATCATGATCGACCCGAAAATGCTCGAACTGTCGATCTACGAGGGCATCCCGCACCTGCTGTGCCCGGTGGTCACCGACATGAAGGACGCCGCCAACGCCTTGCGCTGGAGCGTGGCCGAGATGGAGCGGCGCTACAAGCTGATGGCGGCCATGGGCGTGCGTAACCTGGCCGGCTTCAACCGCAAGATCAAGGACGCCCAGGAAGCCGGCGAGATCATCCATGACCCGCTGTACCGCCGCGAGAGCATGGACGACGAGCCGCCTGCGCTGAAAACCCTGCCGACCATCGTGGTGGTGGTCGACGAATTCGCCGACATGATGATGATCGTCGGCAAGAAGGTCGAAGAGCTGATCGCCCGTATCGCCCAGAAGGCGCGGGCCGCCGGTATCCACCTGATCCTCGCCACCCAGCGCCCGTCGGTGGACGTGATTACCGGCCTGATCAAGGCCAACATCCCGACCCGCATGGCGTTCCAGGTGTCGAGCAAGATCGACTCGCGGACCATCATCGACCAGGGTGGTGCCGAGCAGCTGCTGGGCCACGGTGACATGCTGTACATGCCGCCGGGCACCAGCCTGCCGATTCGCGTGCACGGCGCGTTCGTCTCCGACGACGAGGTGCACCGCGTGGTCGAAGCGTGGAAGCTGCGCGGCGCCCCGGACTACAACGACGACATCCTCAACGGCGTCGAGGAGGCCGGCAGCGGCTTCGAAGGCGGCGGTGGTGGTGGCGATGGCGAAGATTCGGAAAGCGACGCCCTGTATGATGAGGCCGTGCAGTTCGTGCTGGAAAGCCGCCGCGCGTCCATCTCGGCCGTGCAGCGCAAACTGAAGATCGGCTACAACCGCGCCGCCCGCATGATCGAAGCCATGGAAATGGCCGGCGTGGTCACCCCCATGAACAGCAACGGCTCGCGGGAAGTGATAGCCCCGGGCGGCCCGCGCGACTGA
- the aat gene encoding leucyl/phenylalanyl-tRNA--protein transferase: MLTWLTRDSLTFPPLEKALHDPNGLLAAGGDLSPERLVQAYRHGCFPWYQDGQPILWWSPDPRTVLLPDQLHVSRSLAKLMRQGRYQVSFDTDFPAVIAACAAPRDYADGTWITDTMRAAYCELHRRGIAHSVEVRQDGELVGGLYGLAMGQLFFGESMFSRADNASKVGFVTLVNHLRQAGFVLIDCQMPTNHLHSLGAHAISRAEFADYLARHLDQPNSATWLP; this comes from the coding sequence ATGCTCACCTGGCTGACCCGCGACTCGCTGACCTTCCCGCCTCTGGAAAAGGCCCTGCATGATCCCAACGGCCTGCTCGCTGCCGGCGGCGACCTGAGCCCCGAGCGTCTGGTGCAGGCCTACCGCCATGGCTGCTTCCCGTGGTATCAGGACGGCCAGCCGATCCTCTGGTGGTCACCCGACCCGCGCACGGTGCTGCTCCCGGACCAGCTGCACGTGTCGCGCTCGCTGGCCAAGCTGATGCGCCAGGGCCGTTACCAGGTCAGCTTCGACACAGACTTCCCCGCGGTGATCGCCGCCTGCGCCGCGCCACGTGACTACGCCGACGGCACCTGGATCACCGACACCATGCGTGCCGCCTACTGCGAGCTGCACCGACGCGGCATCGCCCATTCGGTGGAGGTGCGCCAGGACGGCGAGCTGGTCGGTGGTCTGTATGGCTTGGCCATGGGCCAGCTGTTCTTCGGTGAATCGATGTTCAGCCGCGCCGACAACGCTTCCAAGGTCGGCTTCGTGACTTTGGTCAACCACCTGCGCCAGGCCGGTTTCGTCCTCATCGACTGCCAGATGCCAACCAACCATTTGCACAGCCTGGGAGCCCACGCCATCAGCCGCGCCGAGTTTGCCGACTACCTGGCACGCCACCTCGACCAGCCCAACAGCGCCACATGGCTTCCCTAG
- a CDS encoding arginyltransferase produces MTELARLKFYATQPHSCSYLPDEQATTLFLDPSQPMDVHVYADLSEMGFRRSGDHLYRPHCQNCNACVPARIPAARFIPNRQQRRILKRNADLTVTAARPAFKEEYFELYRRYIETRHADGDMYPPSRDQFSTFLVRDLPFCWFYEFRLEGRLMAVAVCDLLPNGLSAVYTFYEPDEERRSLGRFAILWQITEALRQDLEAVYLGYWIKNCKKMNYKTQYRPIELLINQRWVTLN; encoded by the coding sequence ATGACAGAGTTGGCGCGGTTGAAGTTCTATGCCACTCAACCCCACTCCTGCAGCTACCTGCCCGACGAACAGGCAACCACGCTGTTCCTCGACCCCAGCCAGCCGATGGACGTGCACGTGTACGCCGATTTGTCGGAAATGGGCTTCCGCCGCAGTGGCGACCACCTGTACCGCCCGCACTGCCAGAACTGCAATGCCTGCGTGCCGGCACGCATCCCGGCGGCGCGCTTCATCCCAAACCGCCAGCAACGGCGCATCCTCAAGCGCAACGCCGACCTGACCGTGACCGCCGCACGCCCGGCGTTCAAGGAAGAGTACTTCGAGCTGTACCGGCGCTATATCGAAACGCGCCATGCCGACGGTGACATGTACCCGCCCAGCCGCGATCAGTTCTCCACCTTCCTGGTGCGCGACCTGCCGTTCTGCTGGTTCTATGAGTTCCGCCTGGAAGGCCGCTTGATGGCGGTGGCGGTGTGCGACCTGCTGCCCAACGGCCTGTCGGCTGTGTACACCTTCTACGAGCCGGACGAAGAGCGCCGGAGCCTGGGCCGCTTTGCCATTCTCTGGCAGATTACCGAAGCCCTGCGCCAGGACCTGGAAGCGGTTTACCTGGGTTACTGGATCAAGAACTGCAAGAAAATGAACTACAAGACACAGTATCGACCTATCGAATTGCTGATAAACCAGCGCTGGGTCACCCTCAACTGA
- the infA gene encoding translation initiation factor IF-1 codes for MSKEDSFEMEGTVVDTLPNTMFRVELENGHVVTAHISGKMRKNYIRILTGDKVRVELTPYDLSKGRITYRAR; via the coding sequence ATGTCGAAAGAAGACAGCTTCGAAATGGAAGGTACTGTCGTCGACACCCTGCCCAACACCATGTTCCGCGTGGAGTTGGAAAACGGGCACGTCGTAACCGCGCACATCTCCGGAAAGATGCGCAAGAACTACATCCGTATTCTCACTGGCGACAAGGTCCGCGTCGAACTGACGCCCTACGACCTGAGCAAGGGCCGCATCACCTACCGTGCGCGCTAA